Proteins encoded within one genomic window of Acaryochloris marina S15:
- the groL gene encoding chaperonin GroEL (60 kDa chaperone family; promotes refolding of misfolded polypeptides especially under stressful conditions; forms two stacked rings of heptamers to form a barrel-shaped 14mer; ends can be capped by GroES; misfolded proteins enter the barrel where they are refolded when GroES binds), translating into MAKSIQYDSAARHALEQGIDLLTEAVSVTLGPRGRNVVLEQKFGPPQIVNDGITIAKEIELDNPLANTGVALLRQVAAKTNDAAGDGTTTAVVLSHAMVKEGLRNVAAGANPMAIRRGIDQATQFLLDQIAEHALPVKDSNAISQVGTIAAGNDETVGQMIAAAMAKVGQQGVISLEEGQSIQTEVEVTEGMRFDKGYISPYFVTDAERMVTTLDDAYLLLTDKKITLVNALLPILEKVTQTGKPLVTIAEDIEKEALATLVLNQLRGTLRVAAVKAPGFGDRRKDLLADIAVLTGGQVISEDTGLTLENATLEMMGRARQVVITKDHTTLISESNEAAVKARCKQIHRLIDETDSSFEKEKLHERLAQLSGGVALIKVGAATETEMKDRKLKLEDAINATQAAVEEGIVPGGGTTLVHLAPQLEDWSAEHLVGDELIGAMILVRSLSAPLRQIVENAGLNGGVVVEQVKTLPFNTGYDALNNQYVDMFTAGIVDPAKVTSAGLRNAASIAGMVLTTECIIAEQSQATTKDLANAG; encoded by the coding sequence ATGGCTAAGTCAATTCAATACGATTCAGCGGCTCGCCATGCCTTAGAGCAAGGGATCGATCTGCTGACTGAAGCAGTGTCAGTGACCTTAGGACCTAGGGGTCGCAATGTCGTCCTTGAGCAGAAATTTGGTCCCCCGCAAATTGTGAATGATGGCATCACCATTGCCAAGGAAATTGAGCTAGACAACCCTTTAGCCAATACAGGCGTGGCCTTGTTGCGCCAAGTTGCAGCCAAAACCAATGATGCGGCAGGGGATGGCACCACTACTGCAGTTGTTTTAAGCCATGCAATGGTAAAAGAAGGGTTGCGCAATGTCGCAGCTGGAGCCAATCCAATGGCAATCCGACGGGGCATCGACCAGGCCACCCAATTTTTGTTGGATCAGATTGCTGAACATGCACTACCTGTGAAAGATTCCAATGCGATCTCACAGGTTGGGACCATTGCTGCGGGCAATGATGAAACTGTGGGGCAAATGATTGCAGCCGCCATGGCAAAAGTGGGCCAGCAAGGGGTGATTTCTTTGGAAGAAGGCCAATCAATTCAGACCGAAGTCGAAGTCACGGAAGGGATGCGGTTTGACAAGGGGTATATTTCACCTTACTTCGTAACGGATGCCGAGCGAATGGTGACGACACTGGATGATGCCTACCTATTACTAACGGATAAAAAGATCACCTTAGTGAATGCCTTACTGCCCATTCTGGAAAAAGTTACACAAACGGGTAAACCTCTTGTGACAATTGCTGAAGATATTGAAAAAGAAGCCTTAGCAACCCTTGTCCTTAATCAATTACGAGGTACTCTCAGGGTGGCTGCGGTCAAGGCACCTGGATTTGGCGATCGCCGCAAGGATCTGTTAGCTGACATTGCGGTACTCACTGGAGGACAAGTTATCAGTGAAGATACTGGGCTGACCTTAGAAAACGCCACCCTAGAAATGATGGGCCGTGCTCGCCAAGTGGTCATCACTAAGGACCATACCACCCTCATTTCGGAAAGCAATGAAGCTGCTGTCAAAGCGCGTTGTAAGCAAATTCATCGCCTGATAGATGAGACAGACTCATCCTTTGAAAAGGAAAAACTGCATGAGCGTCTAGCTCAGCTTTCTGGTGGGGTAGCGCTAATCAAGGTTGGGGCCGCCACTGAAACAGAAATGAAGGACCGTAAGTTAAAACTAGAAGATGCGATTAATGCCACTCAAGCCGCTGTTGAAGAAGGCATTGTTCCGGGTGGTGGTACTACGCTCGTGCATCTTGCCCCTCAACTTGAGGACTGGTCTGCTGAACATTTGGTTGGTGATGAACTGATCGGAGCCATGATTCTAGTCCGTTCCCTCTCTGCTCCATTGAGACAGATTGTTGAGAACGCGGGTCTGAATGGTGGGGTGGTTGTAGAGCAGGTTAAGACTTTACCGTTCAACACGGGCTATGATGCCTTGAACAACCAGTATGTGGATATGTTTACTGCCGGGATTGTCGATCCAGCTAAGGTGACTAGTGCTGGGTTGCGAAATGCCGCTTCCATTGCGGGTATGGTTCTGACCACGGAGTGCATTATTGCGGAGCAATCTCAGGCCACAACAAAGGATTTAGCGAATGCTGGTTGA